The Nostoc sp. NIES-3756 DNA window ATTCTCTGGCCTGATTTTGATACAGAAGCATTTCATCAAGCTTTGTTAAGTTATCAAAAACGCGATCGCCGTTTCGGTCAAGTGAAAACTTTCCTTTCAGCTTAACAACCAATCCCCATTTCTTAATTACAGGGGAATTAGCCAGTTGGAAGCCTATCCCTTGTAATAAATCTGTAATTCTCATGGCTAGTTTACCCCGTGAGGGGAATTAATCAAGTGAAAGCAGTACGGAAGCTTTTTATCCGAAAAAGGAGAGTATTGTTTCAGTCCCCGTGAGGGGAATTAGTTAGTTGAAAGTTGGCGAGTCGATACAGCCAAGGCCGCCCGGAGGTCTGAGTTTCAGTCCCCGTGAGGGGAATTAGTTAGTTGAAAGGCAATGTCAAGAAATTTAGGAGAAATCATGGGGCGGTTTCAGTCCCCGTGAGGGGAATTAGTTAGTTGAAAGCTTTCTCAAGCATAATATTTACTGTATTGATTCAGATGTTTCAGTCCCCGTGAGGGGAATTAGTTAGTTGAAAGTTCATTCTCTCGCCTTAGCATCTCGTTTTCAGGTTTCAGTCCCCGTGAGGGGAATTAGTTAGTTGAAAGCACCACCCTTGAGTAAATTAAATCCACCAGTCAGGCGTTTCAGTCCCCGTGAGGGGAATTAGTTAGTTGAAAGGCAGAAGGCAGAAGGTTATTGTTTAAGTTTGTTAATTGAGGAGTTTCAGTCCCCGTGAGGGGAATTAGTTAGTTGAAAGCTAAAATTAGATGTGGCCCTAACATAGCTGCGATCGGTTTCAGTCCCCGTGAGGGGAATTAGTTAGTTGAAAGATAGCCTCCCTGTAGGTAGGGGAGGCTATTTTATAATGTTTCAGTCCCCGTGAGGGGAATTAGTTAGTTGAAAGCTTGCAACCCCGTGTGGTGAAAACCGCCAACGTTCTGTTTCAGTCCCCGTGAGGGGAATTAGTTAGTTGAAAGACCTAAATTTTCTGGGTCATCTAATGAAGTAATAAGTTTCAGTCCCCGTGAGGGGAATTAGTTAGTTGAAAGATTTGCCGACCATATACTACCACCTGTAGAAATCCGTTTCAGTCCCCGTGAGGGGAATTAGTTAGTTGAAAGTAAAGTTGGTTTTAAATTTATGTGTGTACTTGTTAACGTTTCAGTCCCCGTGAGGGGAATTAGTTAGTTGAAAGTCAATCGGCTTTGTGCATTGAGTCAAGAAATCAAGTTTCAGTCCCCGTGAGGGGAATTAGTTAGTTGAAAGTGATGTGCCATTAGTGCCTTGATGGTTGCTGATATTCGTTTCAGTCCCCGTGAGGGGAATTAGTTAGTTGAAAGTCCGCCATCTGAAACTTAGTCTATGAGCAGGTTATAAATCAATTTTTGACGGATCTATTTCTTCTGACTAAGAAATAAAGCTCAAACACTGCTCACTGAAACTGTTGAAACTCTGAAAATATTGAATTGTCAAGGTTCTGGCCATTTGACGAATCTACTGGGATTTTTGCCCCCGCTTCGATATGCCAAACATCAAACTTATGTATCAATCATATGACGATCGCCTGCTCTTGTCGAGGTGTTTCGGAACCGTAAGTAATTGTCCGTTTGACTGCACCACTATCAAGGACATATATTCGCACAGCATCCTCATGGGGCTTGATAAGTTTTTCTATTTTCGTTTGTAGTGTAGCAAATTGTACAGATGTTAGGAAACATTCAAATACACTGTATTGCGTCCATTTACCATACCCGGACAACATTTTATGCAAACGAGTCCGGCGCTTATTCGCTGCCTTATTATCTGGCAGGTCATAAATAATTAAGTAAAACAGTGTAGTCATTGTCTATGTTACAGAGGCTTGTGGCTAGTAAGTTTAATGACCTCTCCCCAACCCCTCTCCGACGCGGAGAGGGGCTTAATCATTCTTGAATACTAAGGAGAATTAAGGCTTTAAAAGCCTCTCTCCTTGTAGGGGAGAGGTTTGGAGAGGGGTTTTCCCGTCGTAAAGAAGCACAGAAGTTATCGCAAGACTAGAGGTTTATAGGGTATTCCTTCTTGTAAATGCCGACTTAGCAACCGGGCTTGCAATTCTATAGCGCGGCGATAAGTGCATCGGTACTCAAAAACAGGATGCTTAAAATCATCATTCATCTTGCGTTCAAATGCTTGCAAAAAAGATTTTTTCGCAGCTTCTTTTAACCGATAAGCGCCTAAACTCTCAGTAAAATCCTGGGGTTGAATTTCCCGCTTGTGCAGGACTGTCAACACCACACTATCAGCTATCAAAGCCCGAAATTCCTCCATTAAATCGAGTACCATAGAAGGCTGACCATGATGAACTTCATGTAGGTAGCCAATATATGGATCTAACCCTGCAACATGAACCGCAGCCGTTACTTGGACGCGAAGTAACCCATAAGCAAAACTAAGAAGGGAATTAACAGGATCAGTGGGTGGACGACGATTTCTGCCCGTGAAAGTCCATTGTTTTCCTACCATGCTTGGCCAGCAAGCGAAATATTCCCGTGCGGCTAGACCTTCAATACCCCTAACTTGGTCTATAGTCTTCTGAGATTTAACTAAGCTTTTACGTTCTTTAAGTGGATTATCGCGCTCATTATTGCGGTACAAAACTTGATATTGATTATGAATCTTTGCAGTAACGATCGCCTTCACTAATTCCAAACGCCGCACGGGGTCATTATATAATTGATACTGTGCTAATCTCAATTGACCATTACGCGAATAACCAGGAAGTGCAGAACCTAAATACTTACCAAAGTGAGAAAGGTAATGAACGGGCATTCCTAATTCTAAGGCATAAACAAGGGCATCACCTGTAACTTGGGGATTCCCCATCAGAACTACTTGTTCTACAGTTTGTGCAGGAATACTTTGTTTTTTCCAAGAACCATCTTCTTGCTTTAAGGCAATATTAAAAGCTTCATAGTTCTTGCTTAAAACAGCATCAGCTTGGGTAACGTATAAGACTGACATTTTGTTTTATGGTTGTGTAGTATAGATAATTTCTCTCACGCACATATACAGAGAGTATGAGACAGAGTTTGATGATTTAGCAACGCCTAATCTAATCGTTGTCGTTGTTGGTTAAATTGATTTTTGCGAGTTGTTGCACTTCAAAAGGTAGACAAATTTCTTTCAAACTACATGATTGACATTTTTTCTTGTTGTCAATTGGTGTAGGCATAGTTTTATATGCAGCTAGTTGAGCAAGTGCGATCGCCTGTTCAGTCATCTGTCGCAGTTGCGGTGTCAATGCTACCGTCTGTCTGCGGCGGTTGGCGTGGTAGAATATTTCACCATAGGAGATGCTGCGTCCAGTGCGTTCTTCTAAACACAAAGCTGCTGCACAAAGTTGAAAATGGTCGTTGAGATGCTGCGCCATTTTGCCTTTTTTGTATTCCACTGGCACAAGCTGACCATCACATTCTTCCACAGCATCAATAATACCAGCAACTTTTAGGCGATCGCTCCACACCCATTGCTGTTGATGAACCAGTGTTTCCCCTTCTTGAAAAGTAGTTTCTTCATTCACATTACGGTGTATGTGCCGACCCAAAATAATGTGTTCATTATCTTCCATCTCACCCAAAACATATTCCAAATAAAATCTGCGTGGACAATATTCCCAAGCGTTCAGATACGCTAGGGGCAAATAATCTTCCGTCATAAACCCAAATTACGAATTACGTTAGCGAAGCGGGGCGTAGCCCATTACGAATTACGAATTACGAATTACGAATTGATACCTGTCCCATCCCCATCGCTGTTTTACGTCCTACTCCAGCAAAGCAGGCAAAATTAGCTAATACTGTCGCTATTTTTGCTTGTTCACTATCCTTAAATCGATACCTTACCCAACCTTCAGCCCCAATTTCTCCAGCAACTTCTAGCTGTAAAGCGAAAGTTTTTAATTCATAGCCAGAAACAACAGCTTGCCACTCTACAGCCGGAAACCTTAATTCTTGAGGAGCAAAATAATTCCATCGTCGTAACAAACTATTAAATACTAATTCTGGTAAAGGAAATGGCTGTACTTCTTGTTTTTGCTTAAAACTTGTAGGTGAGAGAAATTTGAGAGTGATTTCATCAAAAATTTTATCTACATTTGCCAGTTTGGCGTAATCTGAAATATCTACTAAAGGATGAGTATCTGGCAACGTATAAGTATTGCGAATGACAAAAGGGCAATTTCCCAGATAGAGACGTTGATTATCCCAATTTTCTAACCCT harbors:
- the cas2 gene encoding CRISPR-associated endonuclease Cas2, whose product is MTTLFYLIIYDLPDNKAANKRRTRLHKMLSGYGKWTQYSVFECFLTSVQFATLQTKIEKLIKPHEDAVRIYVLDSGAVKRTITYGSETPRQEQAIVI
- the cas1d gene encoding type I-D CRISPR-associated endonuclease Cas1d, with amino-acid sequence MSVLYVTQADAVLSKNYEAFNIALKQEDGSWKKQSIPAQTVEQVVLMGNPQVTGDALVYALELGMPVHYLSHFGKYLGSALPGYSRNGQLRLAQYQLYNDPVRRLELVKAIVTAKIHNQYQVLYRNNERDNPLKERKSLVKSQKTIDQVRGIEGLAAREYFACWPSMVGKQWTFTGRNRRPPTDPVNSLLSFAYGLLRVQVTAAVHVAGLDPYIGYLHEVHHGQPSMVLDLMEEFRALIADSVVLTVLHKREIQPQDFTESLGAYRLKEAAKKSFLQAFERKMNDDFKHPVFEYRCTYRRAIELQARLLSRHLQEGIPYKPLVLR
- the cas6 gene encoding CRISPR-associated endoribonuclease Cas6; protein product: MDAALLSPPKSANLYAVVIELGAASQQPIPVSLGRALHSQFMDWLTLADPQTADIIHRTQISPFTLSGLIGYRRQPKTKLGDNFVFRICLLDGNLIDLLLKGLENWDNQRLYLGNCPFVIRNTYTLPDTHPLVDISDYAKLANVDKIFDEITLKFLSPTSFKQKQEVQPFPLPELVFNSLLRRWNYFAPQELRFPAVEWQAVVSGYELKTFALQLEVAGEIGAEGWVRYRFKDSEQAKIATVLANFACFAGVGRKTAMGMGQVSIRNS
- the cas4 gene encoding CRISPR-associated protein Cas4; translation: MTEDYLPLAYLNAWEYCPRRFYLEYVLGEMEDNEHIILGRHIHRNVNEETTFQEGETLVHQQQWVWSDRLKVAGIIDAVEECDGQLVPVEYKKGKMAQHLNDHFQLCAAALCLEERTGRSISYGEIFYHANRRRQTVALTPQLRQMTEQAIALAQLAAYKTMPTPIDNKKKCQSCSLKEICLPFEVQQLAKINLTNNDND